A genomic window from Plasmodium malariae genome assembly, chromosome: 10 includes:
- the PmUG01_10023200 gene encoding conserved Plasmodium protein, unknown function: protein MFKSNKLLLLFFIFLNIGKSKKTKNNLYYNFLGSVNEQLINNDYIFSHRKQKNEVGKGTPKNKPGTYFLKYSNKNTNRLNYYKTVGSNNDKTSKIKSTLCETRNEEGLNKGNNNVKNVELKEASLSDRTEILSEETQTINKNEEFKPNIFDYDIKNQLDKEIIARKLEDQKNEVIKKVKLPIIGTQLKPSGGFTKEILSIIRDSNNYINVVNEEIIKDKIDKKISGNDLSFFDTDETLEQHEIKYLNKIYDNNHVLNIYNFLLVWKEKKNLDLSVFVSKITENSNLLPGERTVIKFSEVEKVEFLKKIKKNRNVCVAMIFVDNKSRRSDEKAINHNMFPIGILAHPLDISLLDKSGEISVLNLYRFKINSYNVTNTDFLVNAELFVDSNTSLKNSELTQENKKIIINMYDKILDLKMRYNEKIGETTENEKLKHLEKIMERIDEYVNVLNINKSIDFRDNKLNFYTSLYLEYFSFLPLDIHANVHTKLQMMYTDNTELRLHNVKTFLMQIYDDLKSKLKGL from the coding sequence ATGTTTAAAAGCAACAAATTgctacttctttttttcatcttcttGAACATtggaaaaagtaaaaagaccaaaaataatttatactaCAATTTTCTGGGCTCAGTTAATGAACagttaataaataatgactatattttttcccatcgtaaacaaaaaaatgaagtagGTAAAGGTACACCAAAAAATAAACCAGGAACATATTTCTTAAAGTATAGCAACAAAAATACCAATagattaaattattataaaacagTGGGAAGCAACAATGACAAAAcgagcaaaataaaaagtaccCTATGTGAAACACGCAACGAAGAAGGTCTTAACaaaggtaataataatgtaaaaaatgtagaacTAAAAGAGGCATCTTTATCAGATAGAACAGAAATTTTAAGCGAAGAAACCCAAACTATTAACAAGAATGAAGAATTCAAACCTAATATTTTTGattatgatattaaaaatcagttagataaagaaataatagcACGAAAACTAGAAGATCAAAAGAAtgaagttataaaaaaagtaaaattgcCAATAATAGGAACACAATTGAAACCATCGGGGGGCTTtacaaaagaaattttaagtataataaGAGATAGTAATAACTATATTAATGTAGTTAatgaagaaattataaaagataaaatagataaaaaaataagtggTAAtgatttatccttttttgaTACAGATGAAACATTAGAACAACATGAGATTAAGTacctaaataaaatatatgataacaaCCAtgttttgaatatttataattttcttttagtatggaaagaaaaaaagaatctAGACTTATCTGTCTTTGTTTCCAAAATTACAGAAAATTCGAATCTCCTTCCAGGGGAAAGGACagtaattaaattttctgAAGTTGAAAAAgttgaatttttaaaaaaaattaaaaaaaatagaaatgtaTGTGTAGCTATGATTTTTGTTGACAACAAAAGTAGAAGAAGCGATGAAAAAGCAATTAATCATAACATGTTCCCAATTGGAATCCTTGCACACCCATTagatatttcattattagatAAGAGTGGTGAAATATCTGTGTTAAATTTATACcgatttaaaattaatagttATAATGTTACGAATACTGATTTTCTTGTAAACGCAGAACTTTTTGTTGACAGTAACacatctttaaaaaattctgaaTTAACAcaagaaaataagaaaattattataaatatgtatgataaaatattagatCTTAAAATGagatataatgaaaaaattggaGAAACTacagaaaatgaaaaattaaaacaccTTGAGAAAATAATGGAGAGAATTGATGAATATGTTAATGTcctaaacataaataaatcaaTTGATTTTAGAGATAATAAACTAAACTTTTATACCTCATTATATTTAGAatacttttcctttttaccCTTAGATATACATGCTAATGTACACACAAAATTGCAAATGATGTATACCGACAACACAGAATTGCGTCTGCATAATGTCAAAACATTTCTGATGCAAATTTATGACGACTTAAAAAGCAAGTTAAAAGGCCTTtag